In Candidatus Neomarinimicrobiota bacterium, a single genomic region encodes these proteins:
- the dnaJ gene encoding molecular chaperone DnaJ — translation MAKRDYYEVLGLSKGANKADIKKSYRQIAMKYHPDKNPGDKEAETKFKEAAEAYSVLNDEQKKAQYDQFGHAPEGGMGGSPFDGFGGGGFGVDLSDALRIFMDGFGGGGGGGFGDIFGGGGGSRSRGRSRGSDLKIKLPLTLEEIATGVTKKMKVKRFESCPDCSGTGARDKASKTNCTVCHGRGEVQQVSRSMFGQFVNIQPCSNCDGTGEVIAHPCQTCRGDGRVRKESVVSAKIPAGVHAGNYMTLKGEGNSARRGGQHGDLIVLIDEKEHDLFIRDEDNIYLELGINMAQAVTGTELEIPTLTGKVNLKIPAGSQSGKLLRLRGKGIPRINSHMVGDQMVKIQIETPVKPSKREKELYKELADYYSSQKVKRSIFRKIKSLL, via the coding sequence ATGGCCAAACGCGATTATTATGAAGTACTTGGTCTATCTAAAGGGGCCAACAAAGCTGATATAAAGAAATCTTATCGTCAGATTGCCATGAAGTATCATCCAGATAAAAATCCTGGTGATAAAGAAGCTGAGACCAAATTTAAAGAAGCTGCTGAAGCCTACTCAGTCTTAAATGATGAACAGAAAAAAGCACAATATGATCAATTCGGTCATGCCCCTGAAGGCGGCATGGGTGGAAGCCCCTTCGATGGATTCGGTGGTGGTGGATTCGGTGTAGATCTGTCTGATGCCCTGCGAATATTTATGGATGGATTCGGCGGTGGCGGCGGTGGTGGATTTGGAGACATATTCGGTGGTGGTGGGGGTTCTCGCTCCCGCGGTCGTTCCAGAGGTTCAGATTTAAAAATTAAGTTGCCCTTAACCCTGGAAGAAATTGCTACGGGTGTCACCAAAAAGATGAAAGTCAAAAGATTCGAATCTTGTCCCGATTGCAGCGGAACCGGCGCACGGGATAAGGCCAGCAAAACAAACTGTACGGTTTGTCATGGTAGGGGTGAAGTACAACAAGTTTCCAGATCAATGTTTGGACAATTTGTCAATATTCAACCTTGTTCAAATTGTGACGGCACCGGTGAGGTGATCGCTCATCCATGTCAGACTTGTAGAGGCGATGGAAGAGTGAGAAAGGAATCTGTTGTATCAGCTAAGATTCCTGCTGGTGTTCACGCAGGCAATTATATGACCCTTAAAGGCGAAGGCAACTCAGCCAGACGCGGTGGGCAACATGGTGATCTGATTGTTCTCATTGATGAAAAAGAACACGATTTATTTATTCGAGATGAGGATAATATCTATCTTGAACTGGGCATTAATATGGCCCAGGCAGTCACTGGTACAGAATTGGAGATTCCAACCCTGACAGGAAAAGTCAATCTGAAAATTCCTGCTGGTTCTCAATCGGGGAAACTTCTCCGATTAAGAGGAAAAGGGATTCCTCGTATCAATAGCCATATGGTTGGTGATCAAATGGTGAAGATTCAGATTGAAACTCCTGTAAAACCAAGCAAGAGAGAGAAAGAGCTCTACAAAGAACTAGCAGACTACTACAGTAGTCAAAAAGTCAAGCGTAGTATCTTTAGAAAAATAAAATCCTTACTATGA
- a CDS encoding nucleotide exchange factor GrpE: MTDKTTKKTSKQKKATPKPKLTAKEKLLTKKIENLEDTVEKLTDELVDQQLRVQAAEEKMLRVVAEYENGKKRVEREKERSLTFAKDRMLMGLFPIIDNLERSAQYEQDAADAENSSKGIALVLDQIQKFLKDTDDVEVFDPTGEPFDPELHEAMAMQPSEEHDPGNIIQVFEKGYKSGDRVLRAAKVVVSQ, from the coding sequence ATGACTGATAAAACGACAAAGAAGACGAGCAAACAAAAAAAAGCAACTCCAAAGCCTAAGCTTACAGCTAAAGAAAAATTGTTAACCAAAAAGATTGAAAACCTTGAAGATACTGTGGAAAAACTCACTGATGAACTGGTGGATCAGCAACTCCGTGTGCAAGCAGCAGAAGAAAAAATGTTGCGCGTAGTTGCAGAATATGAGAATGGAAAAAAACGAGTAGAAAGAGAAAAAGAACGATCCCTAACCTTTGCCAAGGATCGAATGCTTATGGGGCTCTTTCCAATTATTGATAATCTTGAGCGCTCTGCCCAATATGAACAGGACGCTGCAGATGCAGAAAATTCATCCAAGGGTATTGCTCTGGTTTTAGATCAGATTCAAAAGTTCCTGAAAGATACTGACGATGTTGAAGTCTTTGATCCCACAGGGGAACCTTTCGATCCCGAGCTGCACGAAGCCATGGCCATGCAACCCTCTGAAGAACATGATCCCGGCAACATCATTCAGGTGTTCGAAAAAGGCTATAAATCAGGTGATCGTGTGTTAAGAGCAGCAAAAGTAGTGGTTAGTCAATAG
- a CDS encoding ComEA family DNA-binding protein, whose product MLNFTRQERIVIYFLVVTLGVGAVLRLVRNQRIEKQLTPNRFYEEEQQFIKITEQINSDSLQFVDKDNSTPESSGVDTLTEGIDGAVNLINLNTAGVSELSKLPGIGPAIAERIKDYRDRNGPFKNKSDIVLVKGIGNKIYTRIEGLVTTE is encoded by the coding sequence TTGCTAAATTTTACCCGCCAGGAACGAATTGTAATTTACTTTTTAGTGGTCACACTGGGAGTAGGTGCTGTTCTCAGGCTTGTTAGAAATCAGCGTATTGAAAAACAGTTGACTCCGAATCGGTTTTATGAAGAGGAACAACAATTCATAAAGATCACAGAGCAGATAAATTCTGACTCGCTCCAGTTTGTTGACAAGGACAATTCAACGCCGGAATCTAGTGGAGTTGATACGCTTACAGAGGGGATCGATGGAGCTGTTAACCTGATAAATTTGAATACGGCTGGAGTTAGTGAACTTTCTAAACTGCCGGGTATCGGCCCGGCTATAGCTGAAAGAATAAAAGATTATAGGGATCGAAATGGTCCATTTAAGAATAAATCAGATATTGTCCTCGTTAAGGGGATCGGAAATAAAATATACACCCGCATTGAGGGTTTAGTTACGACAGAGTAG
- the hrcA gene encoding heat-inducible transcription repressor HrcA produces MNRSPRQTFIELKDREEKVLKWLVRDYAVNGHPVGSSRLVAMDYFKVGSATLRHVLSDLEVGGYLLQPHTSAGRIPTDKGYRYFVDRLMELEQPQQNVTRDYESGLDNLSRDLDQLIKNTAQFLGDMSHALVLMSRPQERATRIRSIALHELDKESVLLIVHMSLGQVKTVAFELESKLSRIVMHEAENILNDLFAGRDIDDVQKQVEQGTDEVTRKNPIIDQILKSFNNVLDSNSSNDFRTYGTHQLLHYPEIADPAKLEFLLEAIETDSLQRYLPAPLYSGKPSVFIGGELGQTFFKNMSLVSIAYKGNRCSGEIHILGPTRMEYERIIGLAEFTADKIETLINTKYIK; encoded by the coding sequence ATGAATCGAAGTCCTAGACAAACGTTTATAGAACTCAAGGACCGTGAGGAAAAAGTCCTCAAATGGTTGGTGAGAGATTATGCTGTGAACGGGCACCCAGTTGGGTCTTCACGTCTGGTTGCCATGGATTATTTCAAGGTAGGGTCCGCAACCCTTCGTCATGTTTTGAGCGATCTTGAAGTGGGAGGATACTTATTGCAGCCCCACACGTCGGCAGGACGCATTCCAACGGATAAGGGATATCGATATTTTGTGGATAGGCTGATGGAACTCGAACAACCCCAGCAGAACGTCACCAGAGATTATGAGTCAGGGTTGGATAATCTTAGTAGAGATCTCGATCAACTGATCAAAAATACTGCTCAGTTTCTGGGTGATATGTCTCATGCCCTGGTGCTCATGTCCCGCCCTCAGGAAAGAGCTACTCGTATTCGTTCAATTGCTCTCCATGAATTGGATAAAGAATCCGTACTTCTTATTGTCCATATGTCCCTGGGACAGGTGAAGACGGTTGCCTTTGAATTAGAGAGCAAGCTTTCTCGCATTGTGATGCACGAAGCAGAAAATATATTGAATGATCTATTTGCTGGTCGCGATATAGATGATGTTCAAAAGCAGGTTGAACAGGGCACTGACGAAGTGACACGAAAAAACCCCATCATTGATCAGATTTTAAAGAGTTTTAACAACGTTCTGGATTCCAATTCCAGCAATGATTTTAGAACCTATGGCACGCACCAGTTGCTGCATTATCCGGAAATTGCGGATCCAGCAAAATTAGAATTCTTGCTGGAAGCTATAGAGACTGATTCTCTCCAACGGTATTTACCTGCGCCCTTATATAGTGGGAAGCCCAGTGTCTTTATCGGTGGGGAACTGGGGCAGACATTTTTTAAAAATATGTCGCTCGTCTCTATTGCCTATAAGGGGAACAGGTGTAGTGGTGAAATTCATATTTTAGGACCCACTCGCATGGAATATGAACGTATCATTGGTCTGGCAGAATTCACTGCAGATAAAATTGAAACATTAATTAACACGAAATACATAAAGTAA